One part of the Haliotis asinina isolate JCU_RB_2024 chromosome 2, JCU_Hal_asi_v2, whole genome shotgun sequence genome encodes these proteins:
- the LOC137272086 gene encoding uncharacterized protein: MGHEDEGSQSSQLQERAYPEVIVTHSLLEILNQDLGCGWGSFGLFVVEKFPHCKVTCVSNSNTQRALITARAEQRGYRDRLEVITADANEYMTPKKYDRIVSIEMFEHMKNYGVLFQRVSSWLKPSGYLFVQVFCHRDHPYAFDTSSGSDTEWMAKNFFSGGTMPSRDLFLYFQNDVTVVNQWVVNGTHYSKTLEAWLQRTDKNKENIMRILRQSYGEDAEQQLFNWRLFFMFCSEVFGYRRGNEWFFTHVLMKRKLQSSL; encoded by the exons ATGGGGCATGAGGACGAAGGATCACAGTCTTCTCAACTGCAGGAGCGTGCTTATCCAGAAGTGAT tgtcactcactcactgcttgaAATCCTAAACCAGGATCTTGGATGTGGCTGGGGGTCTTTCGGCCTGTTCGTGGTCGAGAAGTTCCCTCATTGCAAGGTCACGTGTGTTTCCAACTCAAACACGCAAAGGGCGCTGATCACTGCACGTGCGGAACAGAGAGGATACCGCGACAGACTGGAGGTCATCACAGCAGACGCTAATGAATACATGACCCCCAAGAAATACGACAGGATTGTTTCCATAGAGATGTTTGAG CATATGAAAAACTACGGAGTTCTGTTCCAACGCGTGTCGTCTTGGCTGAAACCCTCAGGTTACCTGTTTGTCCAAGTCTTCTGTCACAGGGACCATCCCTACGCCTTCGACACTAGCAGCGGTTCTGACACTGAGTGGATGGCTAAAAACTTTTTCTCGGGTGGAACCATGCCGTCCCGTGACCTTTTTCTCTACTTCCAG aatgacgtcacagtggTCAATCAGTGGGTAGTCAATGGAACACATTACTCTAAGACCCTTGAAGCATGGCTCCAACGCACGGACAAGAATAAAGAGAACATCATGCGCATCCTCCGCCAATCATATGGCGAGGATGCAGAACAGCAACTGTTCAACTGGAGACTGTTCTTCATGTTCTGTTCAGAAGTATTCGGATATAGGAGAGGGAATGAGTGGTTTTTTACACATGTGCTCATGAAGAGAAAACTGCAGAGCTCTTTATAA